The Aphidius gifuensis isolate YNYX2018 linkage group LG2, ASM1490517v1, whole genome shotgun sequence DNA window AACAGTTTATATAAGACGTGAATTAATTGCTTGGGGTGAtagtgttaaattaaattatggtAATAAACCAGATGATTGTCCATTTTTATGGAAACATATGTCATCATATGTTGAACAAACAGCACGTATTTTTGATGGTATACGTTTGGATAATTGTCATTCAACACCAATACCAGTTGCTGAATATATGCTTGATGTTGCACGTCGTGTACGTCCAGATCTTTATGTTGTTGctgaattatttacaaattctgatcaaaaagataatttatttgttaatagaTTGGGAATAACATCATTAATACGTGAAGCAATGTCTGCTTGGGATAGTCATGAAGAAGGAAGATTAATATATCGTTATGGTGGTGAGCCAGTTGGTGcattttatcaatcaaattatCGTCCACTTGTACCAAGTATTGCTCATGCATTATTTATGGATCAAACTCATGATAATCAAAGTCCAATTGAAAAACGTAGTATATTTGATCTTTTACCATCATCTGCACTTGTTTCTATGGCATGTTGTGCATCTGGTAGTAATCGTGGCTATGATGAACTTGTTCCACATCATATTcatgttgttgatgaaaaacGTCAATATACTGCATGGACCGAGAAtgacaatgatattttaaataatcaaaaatatgtcaataataaaacagGAATAATATCAGCAAAAcgtatattaaataatcttcATTATACACTtggtaaagaaaaatattcacaAGTTTTTGTTGATCAAATTGATACGGATATTGTTGCTGTAACACGTCATTCACCAGATACACATGAGAGTGTAATACTTGTTGCTTTTACAGCATTTAATCATCCTGATTCAAATGCCAATGATTTAAGAAGAAATGTTAAGCCATTAAGAGTTGAAGGAGTTGTTgaagaaattatatttgaagCTTCATTGTCATACAAAGATACTCaaggtaatattaataattcaccATTTCATTATCCagataaacatgaaaaaaatcaagattatATAAATGGACTtggtaataattatattgttaatattaaagaaCATATACAAATACCAGATTCTTCAATACTTGAAAAAGTTGATTCTGGTGATATGaaaataacacaattaaattttgtaaatcttCAACCAAGCTCGGTATTTGCAATTCGTGTATCAGTACATGGTAATATTAAACCATCACTTGATAAACTtcataatacaattttatcaataaataaaaatagtgaaaaaaatgaaatacaaacagaatttcaacaaatattatcacaaattGATTTGTCAGATATGAATAAAGTATTGTATAGGTGTGATGAAGAAGAACGTGATGAAACAGCGAATAAATTTGGTGTATATAATATTCCTGGTTATGGACCACTTGTTTATGCTGGATTACAGGGTGTCATTTCATTATTGGCTGATATACGTCCAAACAATGATCTTGGTCATCCTCTTTGTGATAATTTACGTAATGGAAATTGGTTAATTGATTATACTTGGCAAcgtttaaaatattacaaaggTACTTATGCACTTGGTGCTTGGTTGGAACAAGCATGTGAACCATTTAAATCAATTCCAAGATATTTGGTACCAAGTTATTATGatgtttttattgtaaatatttacatgaatCTATTGGATCATTGTTACTTAAAAATGTCAAGTTTTGTTCAAAATAGTTCAACATTTGTCAAACTAATGTCACTAGTTTCAGTTCAAGTTGGTGGAATTGTTAAATCAGCTCAACTTCCAGATTTATCACCATTTTTAGCTGATCCAAagccaaaaataattaaaaatattaaaaaaaataatgatgatattgaagAAGAACAAGATGAACAAGCTTGTCTTACCCTATCAGCTGGTTTACCACATTTTGTTGTTGGTTACATGAGAAATTGGGGAAGAGATACATTTATAGCAATACGAGGTATGTTATTGTTAACTGGTCGTCATGATGAAGCAAGATATATTATTCTTGGTTTTGCTGGTACATTGAGACATGGTTTAATACCAAATTTACTTGACAAAGGAACAAATGCAAGATTTAATTGTCGTGATGCTGTTTGGTGGTGGCTCAATGCAATTCAAGCATACGTACAAGAAGTTCCAGATGGCATTAAAATAATGTCTGATAAAGTTTCAAGATTATATCCAACTGATGATTCACCAGCTCTTTCAGCTGGTCAAGTTGATCAACCTTTGTATGATGTTATACAAGAAGCATTAACTGTACATTTTCAAGGTTTATGTTTTCTTGAAAGAAATGCAGGAAAACAAATTGATGAACACATGATTAATCGtggttttaataatcaaattggtGTTAATCCAGATACTGGATTTGTATTTGGTGGTAATGAGGCAAATTGTGGTACATGGATGGATAAAATGGGATCATCTGAAAAAGCTGGTAATAAAGGAAAACCAGCAACACCACGTGATGGTTCAGCTGTTGAAATTGTTGGTTTAAGTAAAGCTGCTATAACATTTATTGCtgaattatataaacaaaatttatttccatatgGTAGTGTACAAAGAAATAATCGTGATGGTAGTACAGTAACATGGAGTTACAAACAATGGGCTGATAAAATACaagata harbors:
- the LOC122848710 gene encoding glycogen debranching enzyme isoform X2 produces the protein MTNKENQVRVLTLNQGEHQDGILYRVKKNWQIEFRVGPSLLGKHLQLFTNHPIQSDKIFDRNTYYELKWNSDESALLQINNSGSFHYYIKDPSDNKPLASGYILVEPELQLKNTNEILPLDCIQCQTVLSKNLGPFSTWEEKLLVSKNSGYNMIHFTPIQELGGSQSAYSLCDQLKLNSSFNNDNDSSTTFNDIENLTQKMRNEWNVLSICDIVLNHTANESPFLVSHPECTYNCANSPHLRPAYLLDAVLFELTIQVAAGDWEHKGIPTVVDTEEHLNSIRHALHTYFLPLVKIHQLYNLSVDEVVADFLNLARTKIPQDTQSSNGIKTIKIIQDKEYRRLKASIDMELALSIYNIYRVDCFDEETRLKRCAEEFRCKIEELSNEINNEINNHLNAAVENTIAGIRYFRVQHDGPKIKEISVRNPLVPRYFTDYGTSLRTLVERESDMYIETNGCYLMAHNGWVMNSDPLKNFADQDSTVYIRRELIAWGDSVKLNYGNKPDDCPFLWKHMSSYVEQTARIFDGIRLDNCHSTPIPVAEYMLDVARRVRPDLYVVAELFTNSDQKDNLFVNRLGITSLIREAMSAWDSHEEGRLIYRYGGEPVGAFYQSNYRPLVPSIAHALFMDQTHDNQSPIEKRSIFDLLPSSALVSMACCASGSNRGYDELVPHHIHVVDEKRQYTAWTENDNDILNNQKYVNNKTGIISAKRILNNLHYTLGKEKYSQVFVDQIDTDIVAVTRHSPDTHESVILVAFTAFNHPDSNANDLRRNVKPLRVEGVVEEIIFEASLSYKDTQGNINNSPFHYPDKHEKNQDYINGLGNNYIVNIKEHIQIPDSSILEKVDSGDMKITQLNFVNLQPSSVFAIRVSVHGNIKPSLDKLHNTILSINKNSEKNEIQTEFQQILSQIDLSDMNKVLYRCDEEERDETANKFGVYNIPGYGPLVYAGLQGVISLLADIRPNNDLGHPLCDNLRNGNWLIDYTWQRLKYYKGTYALGAWLEQACEPFKSIPRYLVPSYYDVFIVNIYMNLLDHCYLKMSSFVQNSSTFVKLMSLVSVQVGGIVKSAQLPDLSPFLADPKPKIIKNIKKNNDDIEEEQDEQACLTLSAGLPHFVVGYMRNWGRDTFIAIRGMLLLTGRHDEARYIILGFAGTLRHGLIPNLLDKGTNARFNCRDAVWWWLNAIQAYVQEVPDGIKIMSDKVSRLYPTDDSPALSAGQVDQPLYDVIQEALTVHFQGLCFLERNAGKQIDEHMINRGFNNQIGVNPDTGFVFGGNEANCGTWMDKMGSSEKAGNKGKPATPRDGSAVEIVGLSKAAITFIAELYKQNLFPYGSVQRNNRDGSTVTWSYKQWADKIQDNFEKYFYVELEEGIEGEVDTEFIHRRGIYKDCHGATQQWSNYQLRPNFPIAMVVAPELFNPQHAWNALNKAEEILLGPLGMKTLDPADWAYDGNYDNSNDSCDQKLAHGWNYHQGPEWIWPIGYFLRARLYFASLVGGNKQLRKTIESTEAILSKHLIEASTNHWRGLPELTNKDGKYCHDSCRTQAWSSSTIIEVLHQLEILKSDLPNINNINIVN
- the LOC122848710 gene encoding glycogen debranching enzyme isoform X1, with the protein product MNIYNLMELIKLIVTSIRVFFKNLQKKIYLKLFGSSNTAEIKNMTNKENQVRVLTLNQGEHQDGILYRVKKNWQIEFRVGPSLLGKHLQLFTNHPIQSDKIFDRNTYYELKWNSDESALLQINNSGSFHYYIKDPSDNKPLASGYILVEPELQLKNTNEILPLDCIQCQTVLSKNLGPFSTWEEKLLVSKNSGYNMIHFTPIQELGGSQSAYSLCDQLKLNSSFNNDNDSSTTFNDIENLTQKMRNEWNVLSICDIVLNHTANESPFLVSHPECTYNCANSPHLRPAYLLDAVLFELTIQVAAGDWEHKGIPTVVDTEEHLNSIRHALHTYFLPLVKIHQLYNLSVDEVVADFLNLARTKIPQDTQSSNGIKTIKIIQDKEYRRLKASIDMELALSIYNIYRVDCFDEETRLKRCAEEFRCKIEELSNEINNEINNHLNAAVENTIAGIRYFRVQHDGPKIKEISVRNPLVPRYFTDYGTSLRTLVERESDMYIETNGCYLMAHNGWVMNSDPLKNFADQDSTVYIRRELIAWGDSVKLNYGNKPDDCPFLWKHMSSYVEQTARIFDGIRLDNCHSTPIPVAEYMLDVARRVRPDLYVVAELFTNSDQKDNLFVNRLGITSLIREAMSAWDSHEEGRLIYRYGGEPVGAFYQSNYRPLVPSIAHALFMDQTHDNQSPIEKRSIFDLLPSSALVSMACCASGSNRGYDELVPHHIHVVDEKRQYTAWTENDNDILNNQKYVNNKTGIISAKRILNNLHYTLGKEKYSQVFVDQIDTDIVAVTRHSPDTHESVILVAFTAFNHPDSNANDLRRNVKPLRVEGVVEEIIFEASLSYKDTQGNINNSPFHYPDKHEKNQDYINGLGNNYIVNIKEHIQIPDSSILEKVDSGDMKITQLNFVNLQPSSVFAIRVSVHGNIKPSLDKLHNTILSINKNSEKNEIQTEFQQILSQIDLSDMNKVLYRCDEEERDETANKFGVYNIPGYGPLVYAGLQGVISLLADIRPNNDLGHPLCDNLRNGNWLIDYTWQRLKYYKGTYALGAWLEQACEPFKSIPRYLVPSYYDVFIVNIYMNLLDHCYLKMSSFVQNSSTFVKLMSLVSVQVGGIVKSAQLPDLSPFLADPKPKIIKNIKKNNDDIEEEQDEQACLTLSAGLPHFVVGYMRNWGRDTFIAIRGMLLLTGRHDEARYIILGFAGTLRHGLIPNLLDKGTNARFNCRDAVWWWLNAIQAYVQEVPDGIKIMSDKVSRLYPTDDSPALSAGQVDQPLYDVIQEALTVHFQGLCFLERNAGKQIDEHMINRGFNNQIGVNPDTGFVFGGNEANCGTWMDKMGSSEKAGNKGKPATPRDGSAVEIVGLSKAAITFIAELYKQNLFPYGSVQRNNRDGSTVTWSYKQWADKIQDNFEKYFYVELEEGIEGEVDTEFIHRRGIYKDCHGATQQWSNYQLRPNFPIAMVVAPELFNPQHAWNALNKAEEILLGPLGMKTLDPADWAYDGNYDNSNDSCDQKLAHGWNYHQGPEWIWPIGYFLRARLYFASLVGGNKQLRKTIESTEAILSKHLIEASTNHWRGLPELTNKDGKYCHDSCRTQAWSSSTIIEVLHQLEILKSDLPNINNINIVN